A window of Lodderomyces beijingensis strain CBS 14171 genome assembly, chromosome: 1 contains these coding sequences:
- a CDS encoding mitochondrial 54S ribosomal protein bL34m produces MLQHILKAQLSNVFRQPGHIPRLTQALPRQLSLTQPATPTISPLQSLLGLVQRRYKSRGNTYQPNTLKRKRTFGFLARLRTKGGQKVLARRRAKGRWFLTH; encoded by the coding sequence ATGTTGCAACATATCCTCAAAGCACAGCTCAGCAACGTGTTTAGACAGCCCGGTCATATTCCGCGGCTTACACAAGCGCTCCCTCGGCAGCTCTCACTCACCCAGcctgcaacaccaactaTTTCACCGTTACAGTCGTTGCTCGGCCTTGTGCAAAGGAGATACAAATCCAGAGGAAACACGTACCAGCCAAATACGTTGAAGCGGAAAAGAACATTTGGCTTTTTGGCCAGACTCAGAACAAAAGGCGGTCAAAAGGTGCTTgccagaagaagagcaaaaggaaGATGGTTTTTGACTCACTAG